The genomic stretch CTTTGGAACATATTTTAGAATATTTATAACAAATTCAATTTCGAACCAATTGCCAACACACCCTCCTAATTCAATAACTTTAACCTTGTCGTGAGAAAATGCTTCAATATCTCTAATATCTTTTTGATTTTTAAGGAACTTTGGATTTGTAAGCTGACAAAATTATAAacaaaacaattaaaaatagGCAAACAAgtatcaatatatatatatatatatatatatatatatatatatatatatatatatatatatatatatatatatatatatatatatatatatatatatatatatatatatatatatatatatatatatatgagtttttatctaaattaataaaaaaaaattagtATAATTATAACTTAAAATACTTCAAAAGAATAGCTGCAATTGCATAGGTGTACATGGATTGGGTTAACCCATAAAATCTGGTTAGACCCATTAAAATAAATCCAAAAAAATGGATTGGGTCGGGTAATTTGGTGGATATgagtttaaaaaataaaaaaccCATTAAAAACATCGGGTTTCGGGTAAAACCGGACCCAAACTCAAAAAACTCATTGACCCACtattaaaaaatttattattaCAATTTTAATGATTTTGATTAATATTATCTTAGTTATTGACTTTAACTAATTTTGAATATTTCACTTTTTAATAAATTTTATCCTAATACAATTTTATGTCACACAACTTTACTTTGTTGTTAGTATTttataataattttattaattgatgatatcatttattattttatgattctaaaagatagtaaaaataggttatctaattttttttaagaaaatataaATGTTGAgtattttttatgaaaaaaatatGATGATTcattattttataatttaatattaataaaaagaaaaatcatttGGCTACTACCCAACTCAATCAAATCCAGGAATTAATGGATTTGTCCAAACCGACCCGTTGGTGTAACGGGTGGTTATTTACCTAACTCAAACCGAATTATCATATATGGATTGAATATTGGGTTTGATCAAACCCAACCCAAACCGGCCATCGTACACCCCTTCCCTTGCATATAGTAATCAAGTCAAAAGTTAAATATGAATAGATAATGGATGGAAGGCTAAGTGCAATAAGCTCAAAAAGATGATTCGGAATATAATAATATTTAAATGTTAGTTTTATTCGCAAGAAATTATAGATAAAAATAATGTAAATTTAGTTATAAAGTGATGGATATAAATCTGAATTATAATCTtacaaaataataaataaaaatcaaatgatGTGTATTAACTATATTCACTTACCATGATTGAAAGTCTATGTAAAAGTGGAGAAACTTGAAGGATGTTTAAAATCCACAAAAGACTATAATCGGCTTCCTTAGAGATGTTCCCATCCCATAAAAGGCTTAAGTTGAATTGTTTAAGATATTTGAGTGATTGGGTTATTTTTAGAGAAGTTATGACCTGAACAAAAACATGTAAGATTCAAAATATAACTCCAAAATATAACTCcaattaaaaacaaaaacaaaaacattcTTAGAATACTTTAAAACTAACCGTGGAAGACATATCTATACTCATAATTTCAAGTTGAGGAAATTTTGAGAAAGCAAATATGTCAAGATCATCTTCGTATGAAATGGTGAAGTCAATGCATTTCATCGCAGGGGTATTAATGCTCATGGTATTCAAGCCATATCCATCATACTCCAATGAAGTTAGTTTAAGGCAATCCACTAGAGTCAATTCTACTTCCACCATTCTTCTATTGTGAGGGTATATAATCTTGAGATTTATTAAGGATGAACTTATTATCATCGGCATTGATGCTTCAAACTGACATGCATCTAACTGAAGCTCTTCAAGAAGTCGACAATTGGATAACAAACTTTCTAACAAGATTTCATCCACTTTTACCTTGCTGAGTGAAAGAAATCTTAAATTTTTTAACGGACTAAAGTCATAGTTAGTGGGATGGAAAATAAGACAACGTTGAAGACGCAAATGCTTCAGAGTTAAAGTATTGATCTCCAAAAGTAAGTCTAAGGGAAATTTATAACAGTTACGTAGATGACTATATCCATATAACACTCCTCCAAAGAGTAGATCGATTCTTTCTGCTCCCCTTTCAATAGCAAAACGTATCCATCTATCAATAATGGTGCTTTGGTCACCATTCAAACAAAATTTTACCAAAAACGAATCGATCACTCTGCCTGAAAAGCTCTTAACAAATTGATCCACACGTTTTGCAAATTCATCTCTTTCATTATCCAAATTCACAAGTCTTTCTATGATTGAACTATCCGAGTCTCCAAACACATTCAGAGTATCAAAGTGGAGATTTCTTCTCAGAGCCCAAACTTCACCCCAACTTTTAGATAATATACTAATTTTCAACAAATCTTTCATGGTTATCATTGTTAGGATATAAGATATGACACAATCGGGCAATTTACTAATATAATCACTCATATTACCACGAGTGTTCGAAAACTTCACAATTCACCTGAAATATAGAGATACCAAAACAATTATGTTATTTACAATTATATGGAAAACATAATATAATATGAATAGTAAAAAAATTCAAGTATAAGAAAAACATACTTGGATTGGGATGAGACGTGTTCCTATTAATATTATATACAATCAATTAATAATTATCATATTCAATTTAGAAGATTTTTTAGTAAATTAAGTTGAGGAAAAATCGGTTCACCAAAACTGAATCCGTGGATATCTCCGATAAATTCTTCAAACCTTAGAAATCTCAAAAATAAATTAGgaatatacaattttttttttgaataagTCAAACAAATGTAATTCTCAAAACAAGATTAAGTTAATTGAATGAAATCATTCGATCTATAtttatataataaatatttaaaaatcattttatggAATCAAATTACTGATGAAATTCCCAACTTTTTTTTTGTCATCTTCTTCTTTGAATCcaaaattttattaattttttattttataattgtttttaataattaattattaacaaatgttttaaataacattttttccttttttgatATAAACTTGGATTGGGATGAGACGTGTTCCTATTAATATTATATACAATCAATTAATAATTATCATATTCAATTTAGGAGATATTTTAGTAAATTAAGTTGAGGAAAAATCGGTTTTCCTATTAATATTATATACAATCAATAAATAATTATCCTATTCAATTTAGGAGATTTTTTAGTAAATTAAGTTGAGGAAAAATCGGTTCACCAAAACTGAATCCGTGGATATCTCCTATTAAATTCTTCAAACCTTAGAAATCTCAAAACCAAATTTGgaatatacaatttttttttgaataaGTCAAACAAATGTAATTCTCCAAACAAGATTAAGTTAATTGAATGAAATCATTCAATCTATAtttatataataaatatttaaaaaaaaaattattttataatggtttttaataattaattattaataaatgttttaaataacattttttccttttttgatATAAACTTGGATTGGGATGAGACGTGTTCCTATTAATATTATATACAATCAATTAATAATTATCATATTCAATTTAGGAGATTTTTTAGTAAATTAAGTTGAGGAAAAATCGATTTTCCTATCAATATTATATACAATCAATTAATAATTATCATATTCAATTTAGGAGATTTTTTAGTAAATTAAGTTCAAGAAAAATCGTTTCACCAAAACTGAATCGTGGATATCTCCCATAAATTCTTCAAACCTTAGAAATCTCAAAATTAAATCTGgaatatacaattttttttttgaataagTCAAACAAATGTAATTCTCCAAACAAGATTAAGTTAATTGAATGAAATCATTCAATCTATAtttatataataaatatttaaaaatcattttatggAATCAAATTAGTGATGAAATTCCCAACTTTTTTTTTATCTTCTTCTTTTAATCcaaaattttattaattttttattttataattgtttttaataattaattattaataaatgTTTTAAATAACATTTTTTCCTTTTTGATATAAACTTGGATTGGGATGAGACGTGTTCCTATTAATATTATATACAATCAATTAATAATTATCATATTCAATTTAGGAGATTTTTTAGTAAATTAAATTGAGGAAAAATCGGTTTTCCTATTAATATTATATACAATCAATTAATAATTATCATATTCAATTTAGGAGATTTTTTAGTAAATTAAATTGAGGAAAAATCGGTTCACCAAAACTGAATCCGTGGATATCTCCTATTAAATTCTTCAAACTTTAGAAATCTCAAAACCAAATTCGGAATATACAATATTTTTTTGAATAAGTCAAACAAATGTAATTCTTAAAACAAGATGAAGTTAATTGAATGAAATCATTCAATCTATAtttatataataaatatttataaaaaaatttattttataatggtttttaataattaattattaataaatgttttaaataacattttttccttttttgatATAAACTTGGATTGGGATGAGACGTGTTCCTATTAATATTATATACAATCAATTAATAATTATCATATTCAATTTAGGAGATTTTTTAGTAAATTAAGTTGAGGAAAAATCGATTTTCCTATCAATATTATATACAATCAATTAATAATTATCATATTCAATTTAGGAGATTTTTTAGTAAATTAAGTTCAAGAAAAATCGTTTCACCAAAACTGAATCGTGGATATCTCCCATAAATTCTTCAAACCTTAGAAATCTCAAAATTAAATGTGgaatatacaattttttttttgaataagTCAAACAAATGTAATTCTCCAAACAAGATTAAGTTAATTGAATGAAATCATTCAATCTATAtttatataataaatatttaaaaatcattttatggAATCAAATTAGTGACGAAATTCCCAACTTTTTTTTTATCTTCTTCTTTTAATCcaaaattttattaattttttattttataattgtttttaataattaattattaataaatgttttaaataacattttttccttttttgatATAAACTTGGATTGGGATGAGACGTGTTCCTATTAATATTATATACAATCAATTAATAATTATCATATTCAATTTAGGAGATTTTTTAGTAAATTAAATTGAGGAAAAATCGGTTTTCCTATTAATATTATATACAATCAAATAATAATTATCATATTCAATTTAGGAGATTTTTTAGTAAATTAAATTGAGGAAAAATCGGTTCACCAAAACTGAATCCGTGGATATCTCCTATTAAATTCTTCAAACTTTAGAAATCTCAAAACCAAATTCGGAATATACAATATTTTTTTGAATAAGTCAAACAAATGTAATTCTTAAAACAAGATGAAGTTAATTGAATGAAATCATTCAATCTATAtttatataataaatatttaaaaatcattttatggAACCAAATTACTGATGAAATTCCGAACTTTTTTTTGGCATCTTCTTTTAATCcaaaattttattaattttttattttataatggtttttaataattaattatttataaatgttttaaataacattttttccttttttgatATAAACTTGGATTGGGATGAGACGTGCTCCTATTAATATTATATACAATCAATTAATAATTATCATATTCAATTTAGGAGATTTTTTAGTAAATTAAGTTGAGGAAAAATCGATTTTCCTATCAATATTATATACAATCAATTAATAATTATCATATTCAATTTAGGAGATTTTTTAGTAAATTAAGTTCAAGAAAAATCGTTTCACCAAAACTGAATCGTGGATATCTCCCATAAATTCTTCAAACCTTAGAAATCTCAAAATTAAATGTGgaatatacaatttttttttgaataaGTCAAACAAATGTAATTCTCCAAACAAGATTAAGTTAATTGAATGAAATCATTCAATCTATAtttatataataaatatttaaaaatcattttatggAATCAAATTAGTGACGAAATTCCCAACTTTTTTTTATCTTCTTCTTTTAATCcaaaattttattaatttttattttataattgtttttaataattaattattaataaatgttttaaataacattttttccttttttgatATAAACTTGGATTGGGATGAGACGTGTTCCTATTAATATTATATACAATCAATTAATAATTATCATATTCAATTTAGGAGATTTTTTAGTAAATTAAATTGAGGAAAAATCGGTTTTCCTATTAATATTATATACAATCAATTAATAATTATCATATTCAATTTAGGAGATTTTTTAGTAAATTAAATTGAGGAAAAATCGGTTCACCAAAACTGAATCCGTGGATATCTCCTATTAAATTCTTCAAACTTTAGAAATCTCAAAACCAAATTCGGAATATACAATATTTTTTTGAATAAGTCAAACAAATGTAATTCTTAAAACAAGATGAAGTTAATTGAATGAAATCATTCAATCTATAtttatataataaatatttaaaaatcattttatggAACCAAATTACTGATGAAATTCCGAACTTTTTTTTTGGCATCTTCTTTTAATCcaaaattttattaattttttattttataatggtttttaataattaattatttataaatgttttaaataacattttttccttttttgatATAAACTTGGATTGGGATGAGACGCGTTCCATTAATATTATATACAATCAATTAATAATTATCCTATTCAATTTAGGAGATTTTTTAGTAAATTAAGTTGAGGAAAAATCGGTTTTCCTATTAATATTATATACAATCAATTAATAATTATCATATTCAATTTAGGAGATTTTTTAATAAATTAAGTTGAGGAAAAATCGGTTCACCAAAACTGAACCCATGGATATCACCGATTAAATTCTTCAAACCTTAGAAATCTCAAAATTAAATTCGgaatatacaattttttttgAATAAGTCAAACAAATGTAATTCTCAAAACAAGATTAAGTTAATTGAATGAAATCATTCAATCTATAtttatataataaatatttaaaaatcattttatggAACCAAATTACTGATGAAATTCCCAACTTTTTTTTTGTCATCTTCTTCTTTTAATCcaaaattttattaattttttattttataacggtttttaataattaattattaataaatgttttaaataatattttttcttttttgataTATTTTAAGAAACGTATCTGTGGATTAAAAAATATATCTACATTACCTTTTAAACAATAATCAAATTGAATATTAATGGTGAAAGGTTTATCATATGGAAAGTGATAATGATTTTTTTAAGGAAGATATTGATATTTATTTACAATGTCATGTTTTATTCGACCCTTTTGTTTGTACTCATTCTGTTAATAATGAAGTAGTGAACAAACTGAGCAATCTATGGAccacaaaataaaaaataaaaatgcaatAAGGGTTTAAAGATAAGTACTTGATGATAAGTGTGTTAAACACTAGAGAGTAAAACTATGTTTATAATTGTAGTATAGGCAAACAAGTGTGGAACACTCTTGAATTAATATATGAAGGATCTACTAAGATCAAGAAAGAGAGGACAAACATACTTACCCAAGAAGTTGAGAAACAAAGTGAAAATGAAGATTATCTCCAAGGATGGTTCTCAAATATTTAAACTCTTGGAAATAATTTCAAAAATTATGTTTCTAACAAATATTTAATATTTAAGAACCAATATCAGAAATTTGATTCAGTCCTTGACTCCAAAGATACCAAAGATATTGATGATCTTCAAGAAAGAACGATTAAAAAGGAGATCATGATAAATCTTAAATAATTGATCAAATTGCTTAAAGACGAAGAAAAATCAAAGAAGAATATTTAGATACATTCTAAGCGTGCATTTATGTGCTTGCATGTATACATTTGTTTCTTAACCATgatggttttgatgatgacaacatTCAATATTTGGTCAAGTCGATAGTAGCAAATTTCAAAATCCTATGATGATGGTAATTAAATTGAAGTTATCTCAAGCCTCATTAGTAATAAGATTCAAGTTTCCATTTGAAATGATAAGAGATTAACATATCTAAAAAAAGGAACTTGAAGCTTTAGAGTTGTGAAAGAGAAGAAGTGTGAATACTTACTTGGTTGTGTATTAGATTTTGTCTAAGTGACCAGaatattataaaaattataaGATAATACTGATTAATGATTTTGTCTTAGATTTTAATCAACTAAAAACGGTTTTACATGGTATAATTGATTAAACCTAATGGGATAACCGATTAGTGATAGTACTGAATAAAAACTTTCTTTTTGAACTTGTTTAATTTATTATCCCTAATTGATAATCGATTATAGTCATTAAAAATCTCATTGATCATTTTCCTTTTTTGGTGAAGAGTTTGTTTGAAAACCAACTATCGCAACAATGGATGTATGATCATGCAATTGTTTCTTTTATCAGATATTttcaaagatgcatctccggaaatATCTAACATGTAAAAGTGATCGAAAATATCAAATTCCCACCCATACTTCGAGAGATGAATCTCCAAAATTTTTAAtgaagaaataaataaataatatatttcTTAAAATGTTCCTAAAATACATctccaaaataataataatccaatttatAAGATGCCTCTCAGAATGACATTCGTTGAATATAAACAAAGGATATTTTTGAAAATTCGTGTAATGCAGTAAAAGCATGTAAACATATAGATAGCGTTAAGAAATGTTAAAAAAAAATTTGATCAATGAATGTTGTGGCAACTAAGAGGCTCTTCGGTGTTAGTAATCTAGAGGTAGGAATTCCTAAAGCATGAAA from Lathyrus oleraceus cultivar Zhongwan6 chromosome 7, CAAS_Psat_ZW6_1.0, whole genome shotgun sequence encodes the following:
- the LOC127108271 gene encoding F-box/FBD/LRR-repeat protein At3g14710; translated protein: MITMKDLLKISILSKSWGEVWALRRNLHFDTLNVFGDSDSSIIERLVNLDNERDEFAKRVDQFVKSFSGRVIDSFLVKFCLNGDQSTIIDRWIRFAIERGAERIDLLFGGVLYGYSHLRNCYKFPLDLLLEINTLTLKHLRLQRCLIFHPTNYDFSPLKNLRFLSLSKVKVDEILLESLLSNCRLLEELQLDACQFEASMPMIISSSLINLKIIYPHNRRMVEVELTLVDCLKLTSLEYDGYGLNTMSINTPAMKCIDFTISYEDDLDIFAFSKFPQLEIMSIDMSSTVITSLKITQSLKYLKQFNLSLLWDGNISKEADYSLLWILNILQVSPLLHRLSIMLTNPKFLKNQKDIRDIEAFSHDKVKVIELGGCVGNWFEIEFVINILKYVPKLEQMVLNPGWKEHGTLDWVSETVSFQSARQRISEKLQGEKVVGREKIVLV